A DNA window from Longimicrobium sp. contains the following coding sequences:
- a CDS encoding type I restriction endonuclease subunit R, protein MSIHKEISFEREICEHLGAHGWLYAEGDAARYDRTLALYPDDVIAWVRQTQPDEWEALEKSYGAGATQALLRRVRDQLEQRGTLEVLRQGIEMLGVRTRLHLAQFRPALGANSGIMARYQANRLRVVRQVRYSRAETNDSIDLVLFVNGIPIATAELKTDFTQNVEDAIAQYRADRNPRPQGRDPEPLLSFPGGALVHFAVSNLEVHMATRLEGAATRFLPFNQGNRGGAGNPPNPNGHPTAYLWEDVWERDGWLEILGRYMVAQRDARKQVQAILFPRYHQLDATRKLVAAVRAAGAGGSYLVQHSAGSGKTNSIAWTAHFLADLHDEHDHKVFDTVLVVSDRNVIDTQLQAAIYEFERTPGVVATITGEGASKSAELAEALAAGKKIVVSTIQTFPFALKTVRDLAATKGKRFAVLADEAHSSQTGETSKQLRAVLTDAEVQALADGGEVSTEDLLLATMATRADESDGITYVAFTATPKSTTIERFGTRPDPSRKPAPDNVPQPFHVYSMRQAIEERFILDVLRNYVTYRTAFRLAHEGREMDDREVERGTAMKGIMAWVRLHPYNIAQKVQVVVEHYREAVAPLLDGRAKAMVVVGSRVEAVRWQLAMQRYIADRGYPLRTLVAFSGEVKDPDSGPDPFTERSTGLNPNLLGREIRDAFHTDEFQLLLVANKFQTGFDEPLLCGMYVDRRLAGIQAVQTLSRLNRAHPGKDTTYVLDFVNEADDILSAFQAYYTTATLTSVTDPNLVFDLRAKLDAAGHYDEGEVDRVVEAELRPGAQQRELVAAIAPVADRLLRRYTAAQQAQRDAEARHDSAAAEAARGERDALEQFRADIGTYVRLYTFLSQIFDYGSTGVEKRAIFFRRLLPLLEFGREREGVDLSKVLLTHHTLKRRGGAPMQLQPEAVPIQPMTGAGTRVLREQERVYLREMIARVNELFQGDLTEEDKLVYVGQVLKGKLLESETLIQQAASNTKEQFANSPDLKSELLKAIIDALDAHGAMSTQALESESVRRGLQDVLLNHANLYESLRQKAA, encoded by the coding sequence ATGAGCATCCATAAGGAGATCAGCTTCGAGCGCGAGATCTGCGAGCACCTGGGCGCGCATGGCTGGCTGTATGCCGAGGGCGACGCCGCGCGCTACGACCGCACGCTGGCCCTCTATCCGGACGACGTGATCGCGTGGGTGCGGCAGACGCAGCCTGACGAGTGGGAAGCGCTGGAAAAGAGCTATGGCGCCGGCGCCACGCAGGCGCTCCTCCGCCGCGTGCGCGACCAGTTGGAGCAGCGCGGCACGCTGGAGGTGCTGCGGCAGGGGATTGAGATGCTCGGCGTGCGCACTCGGCTGCACCTGGCGCAATTCCGCCCCGCGCTGGGCGCCAATTCCGGAATCATGGCGCGCTACCAGGCCAACCGCCTGCGTGTCGTCCGGCAGGTGCGCTACTCACGGGCGGAGACCAACGACAGCATCGACCTCGTCCTCTTCGTGAACGGCATCCCGATCGCCACCGCCGAACTGAAGACTGACTTCACCCAGAACGTGGAAGACGCGATCGCCCAGTATCGTGCCGATCGCAATCCACGCCCCCAGGGAAGGGATCCCGAGCCGCTGCTGAGCTTTCCCGGCGGCGCGCTGGTGCACTTCGCGGTGAGCAACCTCGAGGTGCACATGGCCACGCGGCTGGAGGGCGCCGCCACGCGCTTTCTCCCCTTCAATCAGGGCAACCGGGGCGGCGCCGGCAACCCACCCAATCCAAACGGCCATCCCACCGCCTACCTCTGGGAAGACGTGTGGGAGCGCGACGGCTGGCTGGAGATCCTGGGCCGCTACATGGTGGCCCAGCGCGACGCGCGCAAGCAGGTGCAGGCCATTCTATTCCCGCGTTACCACCAGCTCGACGCCACCCGCAAGCTGGTCGCGGCGGTGAGGGCGGCGGGCGCGGGCGGGAGCTACCTGGTCCAGCATTCCGCCGGCTCGGGAAAGACCAACTCCATCGCCTGGACTGCGCATTTTCTGGCCGATCTGCACGACGAGCACGACCATAAGGTGTTCGATACCGTGCTGGTGGTGTCGGACCGGAACGTGATCGACACCCAGCTCCAAGCGGCGATCTACGAATTCGAGCGCACCCCCGGAGTGGTCGCCACCATCACCGGAGAGGGCGCGAGTAAGAGCGCCGAATTGGCCGAGGCACTGGCTGCCGGGAAGAAGATCGTGGTGAGCACCATCCAGACCTTTCCCTTCGCGTTGAAAACGGTGCGCGATCTCGCCGCCACGAAAGGGAAGCGCTTCGCCGTCCTGGCCGACGAGGCGCACAGCTCGCAGACGGGAGAGACCTCCAAGCAACTCCGCGCCGTTCTCACCGACGCCGAGGTCCAGGCCCTCGCCGACGGGGGCGAGGTGAGCACCGAGGACCTGCTCCTGGCGACGATGGCAACCCGAGCGGACGAGTCGGACGGCATCACCTACGTGGCCTTCACCGCCACGCCGAAGTCCACCACCATCGAACGCTTCGGTACCCGCCCCGACCCGTCGCGGAAGCCGGCCCCGGACAACGTGCCGCAGCCGTTCCACGTGTATTCGATGCGGCAGGCAATCGAAGAGCGGTTCATCCTGGACGTGCTGCGGAATTACGTCACCTACCGCACCGCCTTCCGCTTGGCGCACGAGGGGCGCGAGATGGACGACCGCGAGGTGGAGCGCGGCACGGCGATGAAGGGAATCATGGCGTGGGTGCGCCTTCACCCCTACAACATCGCCCAGAAGGTGCAGGTAGTGGTGGAGCATTACCGCGAAGCCGTGGCCCCGCTCTTGGACGGGCGGGCAAAGGCGATGGTGGTGGTGGGAAGCCGGGTGGAAGCCGTCCGCTGGCAGCTTGCCATGCAGCGCTACATCGCGGACCGCGGCTATCCCCTGCGTACGCTGGTCGCCTTCTCGGGCGAGGTGAAGGACCCGGACTCCGGCCCCGATCCGTTCACCGAGCGCAGCACGGGGCTGAACCCCAACCTCCTGGGTCGCGAGATACGCGACGCCTTTCACACCGACGAATTCCAGCTGCTGCTGGTGGCGAACAAGTTCCAGACGGGCTTCGACGAGCCGCTGCTGTGCGGGATGTACGTGGACCGGCGCTTGGCGGGAATCCAGGCCGTGCAGACGCTGTCGAGGCTGAACCGCGCGCACCCGGGGAAGGACACCACCTACGTCCTGGACTTCGTGAACGAGGCCGACGACATCCTCTCCGCCTTCCAGGCGTACTATACCACCGCCACCCTGACCAGCGTCACCGACCCCAACCTGGTCTTCGATCTGCGCGCCAAGCTGGACGCCGCCGGCCACTACGACGAAGGTGAAGTGGACCGCGTGGTCGAGGCCGAACTGCGCCCAGGCGCGCAGCAGCGCGAACTGGTGGCGGCGATTGCGCCCGTGGCCGACCGGCTGCTGAGGCGCTACACGGCCGCCCAGCAGGCCCAGCGCGACGCAGAGGCCCGCCACGACTCCGCCGCCGCCGAGGCCGCGCGCGGCGAGCGCGACGCGCTGGAGCAGTTCCGGGCGGACATCGGCACATACGTCCGCCTCTACACCTTTCTCTCGCAGATCTTCGACTACGGCAGCACCGGGGTGGAAAAGCGCGCGATCTTCTTCCGCCGGCTCCTTCCGCTCCTGGAGTTCGGCCGTGAGCGCGAGGGGGTGGATCTCTCGAAAGTCCTGCTCACCCACCACACGCTGAAGCGCCGGGGCGGCGCGCCGATGCAGCTCCAGCCGGAAGCGGTCCCGATCCAGCCGATGACCGGGGCAGGGACGCGCGTGCTGCGCGAGCAGGAGCGCGTGTACCTGCGTGAGATGATCGCACGGGTGAACGAACTGTTCCAGGGTGACCTTACGGAGGAAGACAAGCTGGTGTACGTCGGCCAGGTGCTGAAGGGCAAGCTGCTCGAATCCGAGACGTTGATCCAGCAGGCCGCCAGCAACACCAAGGAGCAATTCGCCAACTCTCCAGACCTGAAGTCCGAGCTGCTGAAGGCCATCATCGACGCGCTGGACGCCCACGGCGCAATGAGCACGCAGGCGCTGGAATCCGAATCGGTCCGGCGCGGTCTGCAGGACGTGCTCCTGAACCATGCCAACCTCTACGAGAGTCTCCGCCAGAAAGCAGCCTGA
- a CDS encoding class I SAM-dependent DNA methyltransferase, protein MSDSRLSAFLWSVADLLRGDYKQSEYGRVILPFTVLRRLDCVLEPTKAAVLAEKAKRERAGLNPEPFMLQKSEQHFVNTSALDLKRILGDADHVRENLLEYVRAFSPAVRDIFDCFDFHAQVERLDKAKLLYLVAEKFAHVDLHPTTVTNAQMGAVFEELIRRFAELSNETAGEHFTPREVIRLMVNLLFAEDDEALNKHGVVRTLYDPTAGTGGMLSVADEYLVEHNPTARLVMHGQELNAESYAICKADMLIKGQDVSNIVLGNTLADDGARGMHFDYMLSNPPFGVEWKKIEKTVREEHKRDGYNGRFGPGLPRVSDGSLLFLLHLLSKMRPAAQGGSRFGIVLNGSPLFTGGAGSGESEIRRHVLENDLLEAIIALPTDMFYNTGISTYVWIVSNNKPQHRRGRVQLIDGSAMSRKMRKSLGSKRKELAPEHIEAITTLFRDFVEAERDGVPISRIFRNDEFGYRTITVERPLRDENGQIVRGTKGKAKGKPVPDTTLRDTENVPLTEWPEDYFHREVLPHVPDAWIDEEKTKVGYEIPFNRYFYVFKLPRPLEQIDADLTEVSARIVAMIGELSQ, encoded by the coding sequence ATGAGCGACTCCAGGCTTTCCGCGTTCCTCTGGTCCGTGGCGGACCTCCTCCGTGGTGACTACAAGCAATCCGAATACGGGCGCGTCATTCTACCGTTCACCGTGCTCCGGCGGCTGGACTGCGTGCTGGAGCCCACCAAGGCGGCCGTGCTGGCCGAGAAGGCGAAGCGAGAGCGCGCCGGGCTGAACCCCGAGCCGTTCATGCTCCAGAAGTCCGAGCAGCACTTCGTCAACACCTCGGCGCTGGATCTGAAGCGGATACTGGGCGACGCCGACCACGTGCGCGAGAACCTGCTGGAGTACGTGCGCGCGTTCTCGCCCGCCGTGCGCGACATCTTCGACTGCTTCGACTTCCACGCGCAGGTGGAGCGGCTGGACAAGGCGAAGCTTCTCTACCTGGTGGCCGAGAAGTTCGCCCACGTGGACCTGCACCCCACCACGGTAACGAACGCACAGATGGGCGCAGTGTTCGAGGAGCTGATCCGCCGGTTCGCGGAGCTCTCGAACGAGACGGCGGGGGAGCACTTTACGCCCCGTGAAGTGATCCGGCTCATGGTCAACCTGCTGTTCGCGGAGGACGACGAGGCGCTGAACAAGCACGGTGTGGTGCGCACGCTGTACGATCCGACCGCGGGGACGGGAGGGATGCTCTCCGTGGCCGATGAGTACCTCGTCGAGCACAATCCCACCGCGCGGCTGGTGATGCACGGGCAGGAGCTGAATGCCGAGTCATACGCCATCTGCAAGGCCGACATGCTGATCAAGGGTCAGGACGTCAGCAACATCGTGCTGGGCAATACGCTGGCGGACGACGGCGCGCGGGGCATGCACTTCGACTACATGCTCTCCAATCCTCCGTTCGGGGTCGAGTGGAAGAAGATCGAAAAGACGGTGCGTGAGGAGCACAAGCGCGACGGCTACAACGGGCGCTTCGGACCGGGGCTGCCACGGGTGAGCGACGGCTCGCTTCTCTTCCTCCTGCACCTGCTCTCCAAGATGCGCCCCGCGGCGCAGGGCGGGAGCCGCTTCGGGATCGTGCTGAACGGTTCGCCGCTCTTCACCGGTGGCGCGGGCTCGGGGGAGAGCGAGATCCGCCGCCACGTGCTGGAGAACGACCTGCTCGAGGCCATCATCGCACTTCCCACCGACATGTTCTACAACACGGGGATCAGCACCTACGTGTGGATCGTGAGCAACAACAAGCCCCAGCACCGGCGCGGGCGCGTGCAGCTCATCGACGGCAGCGCGATGTCGCGGAAAATGCGGAAGAGCCTGGGAAGCAAGCGGAAGGAGTTGGCGCCCGAGCACATCGAGGCGATTACCACACTCTTCCGGGATTTCGTGGAGGCGGAGCGTGACGGCGTGCCCATCTCGCGCATCTTCCGCAATGACGAGTTCGGCTACCGCACCATCACCGTGGAGCGGCCGCTGCGTGACGAGAACGGTCAGATCGTGCGTGGGACGAAGGGCAAGGCGAAGGGAAAGCCGGTGCCCGACACGACTCTGCGGGACACCGAGAACGTGCCGCTGACCGAGTGGCCGGAAGACTACTTCCACCGCGAGGTGCTCCCGCACGTGCCCGACGCGTGGATTGACGAGGAAAAGACCAAGGTCGGCTACGAGATTCCGTTCAACCGCTACTTCTACGTGTTCAAGCTGCCCCGCCCGTTGGAACAAATCGATGCCGACCTGACGGAGGTCAGCGCGCGAATCGTGGCAATGATCGGGGAGCTATCGCAATGA
- a CDS encoding serine hydrolase — protein sequence MTRPQNRTDRAPAAPAPPRPRAAILRALALGLFALAAACGRQEPASPWSEARLARMTTRQKVAQLLMVRAAPLTPSVPPGDSSRARLLRWATDGVGGVEMTGGPARTVAALADTLRKLPLAPLVAARLDGGAGRVFPGATELPSAEGLMVLGDAELATAAGTAAAAEAKAMGIDLAFVAGPALPGDSSALAPPSANDAGTAAYAAFVRALAEGGRLPAISIFRPSSSEAGAGVRAVRWDRSALEVSHLDWLGAAVKAGAAAVQPGFVAVPALTGDTTPLPLSGITAFGILRRDMGFGGMVIADVAADGPLARRMGGIVPGAVAAIREGADLLAGVSDPAALADSLAAAVEAGRIPRDMVDQAVRRVFAAKRRAGLGIPPADTTRLPLPSREAVEMAGGAFERTAVALGTVPALAGCRATILITAPDADVSTLSGELAARVPNLRHLRTGVVARHGLLTRVPSFASAGADCAVVAEVGAARLRFVDRIGAVARRDTSKAARRDTAKFRADSLAFARDTVTRRIVYVALDADPARPLPAVRTAVLVFGAGARAQRAAVRALFGEIHRPADQLPHPRGAWPPARRLARGDAKDAGMSADSLAKIDAVMQRALDAGVFTSAAVAVGRHGKLVKLRGYGTVAGGPVDPANTLFDLASLTKVIGTTAAVMALVDDGKIRLDEPVYRYLPQFRGGGRGDVTVWNLMTHTGGLPAGDDLYNGAADADAALQMVYRTDLVYEPGTKMVYSDFGMILMAEVVRRRAGEPVDRFAARRVFVPLGMENTMYRPPLVWWGRTVPSAIRSERPYVLRDVVHDGNSFRLGGVAGHAGLFSTAGDLAIYAQTLLNLGAYGDRRIWSPRTVQRFTTRQLKVETRALGWDTPAKRSSAGDFFSARAFGHTGYTGTSIWIDPERDLFVVLLTNRVYDGGTEGQILAIRSAVSDVAARAITDIPITPRPGTAAAEARAAAERAAARARARANARKKRPVRRGRGTPRRTSTRGRGRG from the coding sequence TTGACCCGTCCGCAGAACCGAACCGACCGCGCACCGGCCGCGCCCGCGCCGCCGCGCCCGCGCGCCGCCATCCTCCGCGCGCTGGCGCTCGGCCTGTTCGCGCTCGCCGCCGCGTGCGGGCGCCAGGAGCCGGCGTCGCCGTGGAGCGAGGCGCGGCTGGCGCGCATGACCACGCGGCAGAAGGTGGCGCAGCTGCTGATGGTGCGCGCGGCGCCGCTCACGCCCTCCGTTCCCCCGGGCGACTCGTCGCGGGCGCGGCTGCTGCGCTGGGCCACGGACGGGGTGGGCGGGGTGGAGATGACGGGCGGCCCGGCGCGCACCGTGGCCGCGCTGGCGGACACGCTGCGGAAGCTGCCGCTGGCGCCGCTGGTGGCCGCGCGGCTGGACGGCGGCGCGGGACGCGTCTTCCCCGGCGCGACGGAGCTCCCCTCCGCGGAGGGGCTGATGGTGCTGGGGGATGCGGAGCTCGCCACGGCGGCCGGCACCGCGGCGGCGGCCGAGGCGAAGGCGATGGGGATCGACCTGGCCTTCGTGGCCGGCCCCGCGCTCCCCGGCGATTCGTCCGCGCTCGCCCCGCCGTCGGCGAACGACGCGGGGACGGCCGCGTACGCCGCCTTCGTCCGCGCGCTGGCCGAGGGCGGGCGCCTTCCCGCCATCTCCATCTTCCGCCCCTCGTCTTCCGAGGCCGGTGCGGGCGTTCGCGCCGTGCGGTGGGACCGCTCGGCGCTGGAGGTGTCGCACCTGGACTGGCTGGGCGCGGCGGTGAAGGCGGGCGCGGCGGCGGTGCAGCCCGGCTTCGTGGCCGTCCCCGCGCTCACGGGCGACACCACGCCGCTCCCGCTCTCCGGCATCACCGCCTTCGGCATCCTGCGGCGCGACATGGGGTTCGGGGGGATGGTGATCGCCGACGTGGCCGCGGACGGCCCGCTGGCGCGGCGGATGGGCGGCATCGTCCCCGGCGCTGTCGCCGCGATCCGCGAGGGCGCGGACCTGCTCGCCGGCGTCTCCGATCCCGCCGCGCTGGCGGATTCGCTCGCCGCCGCGGTCGAGGCGGGCCGCATCCCCCGCGACATGGTGGACCAGGCGGTGCGCCGCGTCTTCGCTGCCAAGCGCCGCGCGGGGCTCGGCATTCCTCCCGCGGACACGACCCGTCTCCCCCTCCCCAGCCGCGAGGCGGTGGAGATGGCGGGGGGCGCGTTCGAGCGGACGGCGGTGGCGCTGGGGACCGTGCCCGCGCTCGCCGGGTGCCGCGCGACCATTCTCATCACCGCGCCCGATGCGGACGTCTCCACCCTTTCCGGCGAGCTGGCCGCGCGCGTCCCCAATCTCCGGCACCTGCGGACCGGCGTCGTCGCCCGTCACGGCCTGCTGACGCGCGTCCCAAGCTTCGCGTCGGCGGGCGCTGACTGCGCGGTCGTCGCGGAAGTCGGTGCCGCGCGGCTGCGCTTCGTGGACCGCATCGGCGCCGTGGCAAGGCGCGACACCTCGAAGGCCGCGCGGCGCGACACGGCGAAGTTCCGCGCGGACAGCCTGGCCTTCGCGCGCGACACGGTGACGCGGCGCATCGTCTACGTGGCGCTGGACGCGGACCCCGCGCGGCCGCTGCCGGCGGTGCGCACGGCGGTGCTCGTCTTCGGCGCCGGGGCGCGGGCGCAGCGGGCGGCGGTGCGCGCGCTCTTCGGCGAGATCCATCGCCCCGCGGACCAGCTTCCCCATCCCCGCGGAGCGTGGCCGCCCGCCCGGCGCCTGGCCCGCGGCGACGCGAAGGACGCGGGGATGAGCGCCGACTCGCTGGCGAAGATCGACGCGGTGATGCAGCGCGCGCTGGATGCCGGCGTCTTCACCTCGGCCGCCGTCGCCGTCGGGCGGCACGGAAAGCTGGTGAAGCTGCGCGGCTACGGCACCGTCGCGGGCGGGCCGGTCGATCCCGCGAACACGCTCTTCGACCTCGCGTCGCTGACCAAGGTGATCGGGACGACGGCGGCGGTGATGGCGCTGGTGGACGACGGGAAGATCCGGCTGGACGAGCCCGTCTACCGCTATCTCCCCCAGTTCCGCGGCGGCGGGCGCGGCGACGTGACGGTGTGGAACCTGATGACCCACACCGGCGGCCTGCCCGCGGGCGACGACCTGTACAACGGCGCGGCGGACGCCGACGCCGCGCTGCAGATGGTCTACCGCACCGACCTGGTGTACGAGCCGGGGACGAAGATGGTGTACAGCGACTTCGGGATGATCCTGATGGCCGAGGTCGTGCGCCGCCGCGCGGGCGAGCCGGTGGACCGCTTCGCCGCGCGCCGCGTGTTCGTGCCGCTGGGGATGGAGAACACCATGTACCGGCCGCCGCTGGTGTGGTGGGGGCGCACGGTGCCCAGCGCGATCCGCTCCGAGCGCCCGTACGTGCTGCGCGACGTGGTGCACGACGGCAACTCGTTCCGGCTGGGCGGCGTGGCCGGGCACGCGGGGCTCTTCTCGACGGCGGGGGATCTCGCCATCTACGCGCAGACGCTGCTGAACCTGGGCGCGTACGGCGACCGGCGGATCTGGTCGCCGCGCACGGTGCAGCGCTTCACCACGCGGCAATTGAAGGTGGAGACGCGCGCGCTGGGGTGGGACACGCCGGCCAAGCGGAGCTCGGCGGGCGATTTCTTCTCCGCGCGCGCCTTCGGCCACACCGGCTACACGGGCACGTCGATCTGGATCGACCCCGAGCGCGACCTGTTCGTGGTCCTGCTTACGAACCGCGTGTACGACGGGGGGACGGAGGGGCAGATCCTGGCGATCCGCTCGGCCGTGTCCGACGTGGCGGCGCGGGCGATCACCGACATCCCCATCACCCCGCGCCCCGGCACCGCCGCCGCCGAGGCCCGCGCCGCCGCCGAGCGCGCCGCCGCGCGTGCCCGCGCCCGGGCCAACGCGCGCAAGAAGCGCCCGGTGCGCCGCGGCCGCGGCACCCCGCGCCGCACCTCCACGCGAGGGCGCGGGCGGGGGTGA
- a CDS encoding diguanylate cyclase — protein sequence MSEAPATVFVADDNPSILLGLDRALKARGYDVRTAATGGAVLRLLNEHPKTPDLVLLDVMMPELSGIDVLRALRRDDRWADVPVVLITATNDGALPVSALRDGAVDFLTKPFRLDELLARVDAHVTRNRELRRAREQARMRLEAIDLIRELNRVVSADEMFHLVTARTAQVLGVARCSVLVVERGQQTARVAASSEAQLADGMLLELDHYPEVREALETGKPVAIADVSASPLFDGVRDGAATPLRSAIVVPFPLTETVTGLFVEHATVDEPELGPEAAELAERVVDAIVQACGRVQIFERLMQQRQHLHDLANTDQLTGVATRRALEEYLRTELQVARERGEPLSVVLLDLDNFKEINDTFGHLAGDAVLRSLGNWLQSESSLRTHDRPARYGGDEFVVVLPGTGAAGALRFAERARNEFGQIPFVFGGRAVRASLSAGVASWPDFPAETVDELIAEADAALYQAKQQGRDRVCIAAAVG from the coding sequence ATGAGCGAAGCCCCTGCCACCGTGTTCGTGGCCGATGACAACCCGTCGATCCTGCTGGGCCTGGACCGCGCCCTGAAGGCGCGCGGCTACGACGTGCGCACCGCCGCCACCGGCGGGGCCGTGCTGCGGCTGCTGAACGAGCACCCGAAGACGCCGGACCTGGTGCTGCTGGACGTGATGATGCCGGAGCTTTCCGGGATCGACGTGCTGCGCGCGCTGCGCCGCGACGACCGCTGGGCCGACGTTCCCGTGGTCCTCATCACCGCCACCAACGACGGCGCGCTGCCGGTTTCCGCGCTGCGCGACGGGGCGGTGGACTTCCTGACCAAGCCCTTCCGGCTGGACGAGCTGCTGGCCCGCGTGGACGCGCACGTCACCCGCAACCGCGAGCTGCGCCGCGCGCGGGAGCAGGCGCGGATGCGGCTGGAGGCCATCGACCTGATCCGCGAATTGAACCGCGTGGTCAGCGCCGACGAGATGTTCCACCTGGTCACCGCGCGCACCGCGCAGGTGCTGGGCGTGGCCCGCTGCTCGGTGCTGGTGGTGGAGCGCGGCCAGCAGACGGCGCGCGTGGCGGCGAGCAGCGAGGCGCAGCTGGCCGACGGGATGCTGCTGGAGCTGGACCACTACCCAGAGGTGCGCGAGGCGCTGGAAACGGGAAAGCCGGTGGCCATCGCCGACGTGTCGGCCAGCCCGCTCTTCGACGGCGTGCGGGACGGCGCCGCCACCCCGCTGCGCTCCGCCATCGTGGTCCCCTTCCCGCTCACCGAGACCGTCACCGGCCTGTTCGTGGAGCATGCCACGGTCGACGAGCCGGAGCTGGGCCCCGAGGCGGCCGAGCTGGCCGAGCGGGTGGTGGACGCCATCGTGCAGGCGTGCGGGCGGGTGCAGATCTTCGAGCGGCTGATGCAGCAGCGGCAGCACCTGCACGACCTGGCCAACACCGACCAGCTCACCGGCGTGGCCACGCGCCGCGCGCTGGAAGAGTACCTGCGCACCGAGCTGCAGGTTGCGCGCGAGCGGGGCGAGCCGCTGTCGGTGGTGCTGCTGGACCTGGACAACTTCAAGGAGATCAACGACACCTTCGGCCACCTGGCCGGCGACGCGGTGCTGCGGTCGCTGGGCAACTGGCTGCAGTCGGAAAGCAGCCTGCGCACGCACGACCGCCCCGCGCGCTACGGCGGCGACGAGTTCGTGGTGGTGCTCCCCGGCACCGGCGCGGCGGGCGCGCTGCGCTTCGCCGAGCGGGCGCGCAACGAGTTCGGGCAGATCCCCTTCGTGTTCGGCGGGCGCGCGGTGCGGGCGTCGCTCTCCGCGGGCGTGGCCTCGTGGCCCGACTTCCCCGCCGAAACGGTGGACGAGCTGATCGCCGAGGCCGACGCGGCGCTGTACCAGGCCAAGCAGCAGGGCCGGGACCGGGTCTGCATCGCCGCCGCGGTCGGATAA
- a CDS encoding gamma-glutamyl-gamma-aminobutyrate hydrolase family protein yields MRPLIVVTTTLAPSGSHNLPAVRLNVQYVTAVEEPGGTAVLLTPGHDRESVCRLVELAHGLVLTGGEDVAPELYGQEPHPELGSVNPLRDQIEMAALEVALRRGIPILAICRGMQMLNVALGGTLYQDIPSQLGGDVLHEQDAPVTQRWHRADVKPGSGLEAIFGNRELFINSFHHQAVRDVAPSLEATVWAEDGIVEGVEGKEHGWMYGVQWHPERGEAESPADERDPDRRLFWAFIQAAREFAQTTSDARADATTDLVSAAD; encoded by the coding sequence GTGCGTCCGCTGATCGTCGTCACCACCACGCTGGCGCCCTCGGGGTCGCACAACCTGCCGGCGGTGCGGCTGAACGTGCAGTACGTGACCGCGGTCGAGGAGCCGGGGGGCACGGCCGTGCTCCTGACCCCCGGCCACGACCGCGAGTCGGTGTGCCGGCTGGTGGAGCTGGCGCACGGGCTGGTGCTGACGGGCGGCGAGGACGTGGCCCCCGAGCTGTACGGCCAGGAGCCGCACCCCGAGCTGGGGAGCGTGAACCCGCTGCGCGACCAGATCGAGATGGCCGCGCTGGAGGTGGCGCTCCGCCGCGGCATCCCCATCCTGGCCATCTGCCGGGGGATGCAGATGCTGAACGTGGCGCTGGGCGGCACCCTCTACCAGGACATCCCCTCGCAGCTCGGCGGCGACGTGCTGCACGAGCAGGACGCCCCCGTCACCCAGCGCTGGCACCGCGCCGACGTGAAGCCCGGCTCGGGGCTCGAGGCCATCTTCGGCAACCGCGAGCTGTTCATCAACTCCTTCCACCACCAGGCGGTCCGCGACGTCGCGCCCTCGCTCGAGGCCACGGTGTGGGCGGAGGACGGGATCGTGGAGGGCGTGGAGGGGAAGGAGCACGGGTGGATGTACGGCGTGCAGTGGCACCCCGAGCGCGGCGAGGCCGAATCCCCCGCCGACGAGCGCGACCCCGACCGCCGCCTGTTCTGGGCCTTCATCCAGGCCGCCCGCGAGTTCGCGCAGACCACCAGCGACGCCCGGGCAGACGCGACGACGGACCTCGTCTCCGCCGCCGACTGA
- a CDS encoding DsbA family protein: MPRPAPKPRRSLTPFYVLLGLVLLAGIGVVATQMGSKGGKAANQGVPVTMTPDQLQRVRGITQGREDAPITIYEFADFQCPHCAEFAWKVEPLIRDSLVNTGKARYVFYEFPLAFKWSWLSARSGRCANEQGKFWPYHDLVFARQTDWGFEKDPVDKLAGYAQQAGLDAGKFEECVRSDKYVREVSESAQLAQSLGVQGTPTLFVNGRNIGTPETYKALADKVREIAPAAFGGAAPAAATAPAAATPADSAKTPAAGATTTS, from the coding sequence GTGCCCCGACCCGCGCCGAAGCCGCGGCGGTCGCTTACGCCTTTCTACGTGCTGCTGGGCCTGGTGCTCCTGGCCGGGATCGGCGTGGTCGCCACCCAGATGGGCTCCAAGGGCGGCAAGGCCGCCAACCAGGGCGTTCCGGTGACCATGACCCCGGACCAGCTCCAGCGCGTCCGCGGCATCACCCAGGGCCGCGAGGACGCCCCCATCACCATCTACGAGTTCGCGGACTTCCAGTGCCCGCACTGCGCCGAGTTCGCGTGGAAGGTGGAGCCGCTGATCCGCGACTCGCTGGTGAACACGGGGAAGGCGCGGTACGTGTTCTACGAGTTCCCGCTCGCCTTCAAGTGGAGCTGGCTCTCGGCGCGCTCCGGCCGCTGCGCCAACGAGCAGGGGAAGTTCTGGCCGTACCACGACCTGGTCTTCGCGCGCCAGACCGACTGGGGCTTCGAGAAGGACCCGGTGGACAAGCTGGCCGGCTACGCGCAGCAGGCGGGGCTGGACGCCGGCAAGTTCGAGGAGTGCGTGCGCTCCGACAAGTACGTGCGCGAGGTCTCGGAGAGCGCGCAGCTGGCGCAGTCGCTGGGCGTGCAGGGCACCCCCACGCTCTTCGTGAACGGGCGCAACATCGGCACGCCGGAGACCTACAAGGCGCTGGCCGACAAGGTGCGCGAGATCGCCCCGGCCGCGTTCGGCGGCGCCGCTCCGGCGGCGGCCACCGCCCCGGCGGCGGCGACGCCCGCCGACTCGGCGAAGACGCCCGCGGCGGGCGCCACCACCACCTCGTGA